CTTATTTCAACTTCTGGTATCATACCACGCGCTACAAATTTTGAACTAGGTATAAGACCAAGCAAATTAACATTATTACTCTCGAGTATAGCTCTAGCAAACTTCTTAATTCCATCGATCATATAGGCTTTATTCAAGATCACTCCTTTTACATCAGTTTTTAAGAACTTCAATATACTTGTATGTCCTATAAGATTCACTAAAGCTCCTTCAATACCTTCCTTTTCGCAATTAGATACAATAATCGTCGGGGCATTGAGAGCTAGTGCAACCTCCAAAGTCGAATAAGGGCGTTCTTCTCGATCGTTCAATAACCCTGTAAGACTCCCCATAACACCCTCAATTAAAATAAAGTCGTACTTCTCACTCGCTTCATCAATAGCCGTGAACA
This DNA window, taken from Candidatus Methylarchaceae archaeon HK02M2, encodes the following:
- a CDS encoding AAA family ATPase yields the protein FTAIDEASEKYDFILIEGVMGSLTGLLNDREERPYSTLEVALALNAPTIIVSNCEKEGIEGALVNLIGHTSILKFLKTDVKGVILNKAYMIDGIKKFARAILESNNVNLLGLIPSSKFVARGMIPEVEIRYEEFGARAIEAVENYIDLNLLAKVAGPPKKSMVNYKVLKEKLRKCLMAN